TGTCTTGAGAGTCGTTTTTGTGTCGCAGGGGTGGTCCCAGGCGGCGAAGACCGTACCCGCGCCGTGGATCGTCGTCAAAAATATCGCCATGTACCTGTTCGCGTTGCTGTCTCCGCTCGATTCGGTGCTGGCGAACGAATGGCTGAATCTGCCGCTGCCCTCGGAGATCGATCTTGATAATTTTATTCTTGCGGCCGCCGCCCTGGTGGTGTTACTGGCCATAGGGCTCGCCGCCGCCGTTCGCTACGCCGTTAAACACCCGGAACTGTTCCGCAACCTCGACCGGGCGGCGATCGCGTTCCTGGTCTCCGCGATCGCATTGCCGCTGTTGCCGGTGCTTTTGTTTGCCTCCCATCCCTCCGAAACCTATTTATATCTGTCCGTCGCCTTCTACGCTCTCCTCTTGGCTTACGCGCTGGGCCGGGCCATCGACGCCATGCCCATCCCTGGGAAAGAGACGGCCTATGCAGTCGCCGTTCTTTTTTTTGCGGCCATTCTTTCCGCCGCCACCTGGACGAGAAACGAGCGCGTTCTTAATTGCGCGACGACCGCGAAGCGAATTATTCGCGCCTTGCCGGCGGAGCTTTCAACGGGCGCCCGATGGACCGTTTCCTTTGCGCCGGCGCCGGAGTCCCGGCGGACTCCCTATGGCTTTTACGCGCATCGCGGCATCTACACCCTCGGCGACGACGACGGCGCGATCACGGCCGCGCTGCAATTCGTCTATGGAAACACGCTGCTGGCCGCGAAGCTGATCGAGCCGGAACGATCGGCCGAGGGCTGCCGGAACGTTCGTTCCGCGCGCCGGCTTTGCCTCATGGTTTACGGCGACGGCCGCATGGAGGCTCTCGGGGCCGCGCCGGCGGACGAGATCAAAAGAATTCCCGTGGGAGTTGAATCCAACCGATCCCCGCTTGGAGGTATAGAATGAACCCATCTCTTAGCGTGATCGTGCCGCTTTATAACGAAGAGCTCGCTTTTTCTGCCGTCGCGGTTAACCTTGCTCGGGTATTCACTCCGATTGATCGCTTTTAACTCTCGCTGCAGAATAGTAGGATGGTGATGAATAGACCGTTCGAGAGGAGGTGAAGGCGATGAAGAAAGCTAGATTACTGGTTCTCCCGCTTCTCCTGGGTTTGTTGATCATGTCCGGGTGTGTCTCGGCCGGAGTCGATATAGGAGGTCACGGGGCCAGCGCCGGCGCAGCGCCGGGCGCGGCTGGCGTTGAAGTCCACTGACACAATAATCGCAATCGCTACGACATCCAGTGACGGGCGGAAGAGAAAGCCTTCTCTTCCGCCCGTTTTTATTTCGAGCGCTGTTCCGTACCTATGTCCCTGCCGGTTCGGGATGGTCCAACGCCCTCGTGGCGTTTTCACCGGTTTGTTTGCTTGGCGCGATTGTAGGGTCCGGGATCAAACACATTATCCGGCACGGCGTTTTTCACTCCGCCGGCCGCCCGAACGATTTCATAGATGCGCTTTAGCGACGCGATGTCCTGTGGTTCGAGGCTCGCAATATAGGCGCCGTCCCATTGCCCGGCGTATGCCTTCGCGTCTTCCGCGCGCATATTCGCCGCCTTTTCGAGCATTTCGGCGACGCGGTCTTTGTTTTTCGAGCCGTATTGGAGGGCGTTGCGGGTCGCGGCGATGAACTTCGCGACGGCGTCCGCGTTCTTGGCGAGATAATTGTTGTACACGATCATCACCGCGAGAATCGGCGGGGCATTCCCTTTCGTGAGCTTCTTCCACTCGTCCACGACGCTCGCCAACCGGCGGAGCTTCGCCTCGCGCATCTGCGCGATCGTGACCGAACGCAGCGCGCCGGCATCGATCTCTTTTTGTGTAAGAAACTGCGCGAGCTGCGCTTCGTTCCCCGGCGCGACGCTGTAGGCGTCCGGCTTCAAGCCGAAGTTTTGCTCGAGAATGGCCGTGGTAATCGCGTGCGTTGCGCTGCCGGGAGGAGACATGCCGATTTTCTTGCCCTTCAGATCCGCCATGGCTTTGATCGGCGAGCCGTCGAGCGCGACGATTTGAGCCTCGGCGATCTGGGTCGCGAGAACGATTGTGACGGGCACGCCGTCGGCGGCGATGCCCATCGAGTTGGTGGAGGGCGCGGCAAACGCAACGTCGATTGCGTTCGACACGATCGCCCGCGTCGGCCCGTTAACCTCCGAGAACCGCACCCATTCAACCTTCGGTCCCTCCTTCTCGGCGAATTTCATCTGCTCCATGACGGCGCCGAACCCCAGGCTGAAGCCGCTGGTCCAGTATCCGACCTTCATGTTCTGGGCGAACGACGGCACGGACGCGAACACCGCCGCGCCGAGGACGACAAGGCCCACATAAAAGTTCTTTACATTCATCTCCGCTTTCTTCTCCTTTTTTACTTTTTTCTTTTTGCCTTTTTACTTGTTCAGAGGAGCGTTCGCAGCCGCTTGATATAGTTTGCCACTTCCGGCTCCAGCGGATCGCGCGGCCGGGGCGCGGCGATGTCCACCACTTCGCGAATCGTGCCCGGCCGCGGCGTCATCACCGCGACCCGATCCGCGAGGACCACCGCCTCTTCGACGTCATGCGTCACGAAAACCACGGTCATGCGCTTGAGCTCGTAAATGCCGAGCAGCTCCCGGTGCATCAGGCCGCGCGTCTGAGCGTCAAGACGCGAGAACGGCTCGTCCATCAATAGAATGCGGGGCTCTGTGACGAGACTGCGCGCCAGCGCCACGCGGCTGCGCATGCCGCCGGAAAGCTGAAAAGGGAATGCGTCTTCGAAGAGGTTTAAACCGACGAGACGAAGCGCTTCGCGGGCGCGCTGGACGCGCTCGGCCTTGGGCGTCGATCCGGCTTCCAGCGCGAATTCGACGTTGCGAATCGCGCTGCGCCACGGCAGCAGACGCTCGTCCTGGAACATGTAGCTCGCGGCGCACCAGTCGTTCAGCTCTTCGCTCGGCGCGCCGCAGATGCAGACGCGGCCGCGATCGGGCTTGAGGATTCCGGCGATGATGTTGAGCAGAGTGCTCTTGCCCGCGCCGGACGTTCCGAGCAGGCCGACGATCGCATGTTCGGCGATCGTTAGATCGGCGTCCCTCAGCACTTCGAGCGGCTTTCCGTTCGCGCCGGGAAAACTTTTGCCGACGCCGCTCAAACTGATTGCCGGCAGGGCCGCGCCGGCGCCGGCGGACGTTTGGCGGGCTGTTTCAGTAATCGCGTCGGTCATTGCGCTTCCATTTCCTTTTTCCAGCGGAACAGATGATTTTCCAAGGGAGTCAAGATCCCCATTTCAATCGTGGCCATCATGATCACGAGCGTGAGCGTCCACGCGAACACCTGGTCGGTCTGAATCAGGTCGGCGGCCTGGCGCAGGCGATATCCAACCCCGCTCGAAGAGCCGATCGTCTCCGCGACCAGCGAGACGCGCCAGCCGAAGCCGAAGGCGAGACGCGCCCCGGAAAAAAAGTGAGGCAAGATCGTCGGCAGGTAGATCTTGGTCATGATCTTCCGGTCCGGCATCCTGAGCACCCGCGCCAGCTCGATGAAATCGGCATTGACGGTGTGCGTGCCCTGCCAGACGTTGGTGAGGATGAGCGGCATAGCGGTCATAAAGACGACGAAAATCGTCGTCGCATTGGAAATCCCGAACCAGATGATCGCAAAGATCGCCCATATCGCGGAGGACACCGTGTTCAGCACCGGAAGGACCGGCTCGAAAAATTCGCCGACGCGCCGGTTCGCGCCCAGAAGGATGCCGAACGGCAGGCCGATCATCGCGGAAAAGATAAAGCCGACGGCAACGCGCCAAAACGTGACGCCCAGATTGCGCCACAGGTCGCCATTGGCGGCGATGAGAGCGAGCGCCCGCCAGACGCGCGCCGGCCCGGGGAGTATATAGTGCGGCATCGAGAGCGACGCGAACCACCAGACGGCAACGATCAGCGCGGCGAGCGCGAGCCGCTGAGCGATCAGGTCGAGCCGCAGTACCCGATTGGCCGCCGCGGGCAAACGACTCTCTTCAACGGCTTCGGCCATGATGTCCCTTTACCTGTTTTAGGTCTAAGGGACAAACGGCTTGAGTTACAGAGAGAATTTATCCGAGCAAAGAGAGGCGTCAGGCGAGGTGTTTCGGCAAATGGAAATCTACGATTCGGTGCCAGGTCGGAGGGGAAACGGTCGGCTTGTTGTTGCAGTTCGGACACGATTTGATTTTTAGAAACGTGATCAGCTCTTCTCCGTGACCCAACACAAGAACGAAGTGCTCACCACAGTTGGGACACTCCAAGGTCCACAAACCGGCGTCCATACATCAATATAGTGTCGGCGTCGTCTTTTTAGCAAGAGACTGCGGCCCAAGCAGCGGAGCAATCGTGAATCTCAGCCGTGCCGCTATTTTGAGCGATCTTCCGCCCTCACGGCACCCGCTGCTCGCCGGTGATGAGGCGCGCCGCTCGATTGCGGGTGACGTAGTACCAGCCCCACTGGATCAAGACCAGCACTTTGTCCTCGAACTCGACCAGGTGGATGAGATGGACGAAGAGCCATACGAGCCAGGCGAAATAGCCGGCGAAATGGAGTTTCCCAAGATCGGCGACGGCCGTACCGCGGCCGACGATCGCCATGTTGCCGCGGTCGCGGTAGCGGAACGGCGGCAGAGATTTTCCCTCGATGCGGTTCCGTATGAGCTTGGCGACGTAGCGCCCCTGCTGCATCGCGACCGGCGCGACGCCGGGAAGCGGCCTGCCCGTTTGATGCGAGTAGTTCGCCAGGTCGCCGATCACGAAAATCTCGGGATGGTTCGGCACGGTCAAGTCCGGCTCGACCATCACGCGGCCGGCGCGATCCAGTTTCGCGCCGGCCGCCTGCACCAAGGTTTTTCCCAGGAAAGAAGCCTTGACGCCCGCGGCCCACACGACGGTCCGGCACGGAATCTCTTCGACGCGCTCGCCGCGCTTGGTGACGACGGCGTCGGGACGTATGTCCGTGACGGCCGTCCCCGTCTGCACCGTCACGCCGGTGCGGGCGAGGAATTTTTCCGCCTTGGCGGAAAGCTCGTCGGGATACGTCGATAGTATCCGGTCCCCCGCTTCGAGCAATAAAATTCGCGCGGCGGCGGGATCGATGTGGCGAAAGTCATGCCTCAACGTGTCCCGGGTGATTTCTCCGAGCGCCCCCGCCAGCTCGACTCCCGTCGGCCCGCCGCCGACGATGACGAACGTCGGATAAGAACGGCCCTTGCCGAGATCGACTTCACGCTCGGCTTCTTCGAATGCCAGAAAAATCCGCCGCCGGATCTCGGTCGCGTCTTCGACCGTCTTGAGGCCGGGCGCCAGCGCCTCCCAATGCTCGTTGCCGAAGTAGTGATGGCGCGAGCCGGTGCCGACGATCAGCGTGTCATAGCCGATCGCGCCGTCGCTCAGCACGACTTGCTGGCCGCCCACGTCGATATCGATCGCCTCGCCCAGGAGAACGTCGGTATTTTTCTGCCGCCTTAAAACGGCCCGGAGCGTCGAGGCGATGTTGGCGGGCGAGAGCCAGCCGGTCGCGACTTGATAGAGCAAAGGCTGGAACAGATGAAAATTGCGCCGGTCGATCAAGGTCACGCGCACCGGCGCGTCTTTTAACGACTGGGCGGTGTAAAGGCCGCCGAATCCCCCGCCGAGAATGACGACGTGGTGATCCATCTTTCCATTGTAGCGCACGGCTCGTCGGGCAGCTATGCCGCTAGTTTTTTTTCTGATGGTCGATCGCCTCTGTCCAGAGGTCGGTTTCCGCTGGGGTCATGGTGCCGCCGGGAATCAGGCGCGGGTCTTTGTAGCCCCATTGTTCGATGTCGATAAGGTATTGTTCTCGGGAAAGGAGCGTGCCCTGACAGACGGGCTCCGTCGGAGCGGGCGCGCTGATTTCGGCGTTCAGATTCCCTACCAGCTCGCCCACAACCCACTCGGGAATCTGCGATCGCTTAGAGGGGTAGACAAAACCGAAAAGAACGATGTGGCTAAAGAGCACCCGCCAGTGCCGGCCAAAGCGGCTGAGCAGGCGCCGCCAGTCCATTTTATCCGCGCGGGCAAGCAAGAGATGCGCGATATCGGCGCCGTCGTAGCGCTCGCGCTCCATGACGAACGCTTTCGACCAGATGGTCTCTTCCACTGGACAAAGCTTGACGGGAACGCCGAGCATCTCGTCATCGATGGCGTGCCTGAACCATTCGTCGTCCACCTTCGCGACGGCGTTGCCGGAGCTGAAGATGATGTCGGCGAAATATTCCCCGCAATACGCTTTTCCGAGCCAATGCGGGAACGTGAGCTCGGTTTGGCAGCCGTTGTCGGAGAGCGCCGTCAACGCGCGGCGGCAATCCTCCGGGCGAACAAAAAGATCGAGATCCTTCGTGTCGCGGGCGATTCCGGTATAACGCTCCAACGCGTAGGCGCCGCCGAGGAGAAAAGGGACTTTGGATTCGTTCAGGGCGGTGAGCGCCCGATAATAAAATTGCTGACCCTCGTTATGATCGAAGTCATCGGCGCCCGGGTCGGTTGG
The genomic region above belongs to Candidatus Binatia bacterium and contains:
- a CDS encoding ABC transporter substrate-binding protein, whose translation is MNVKNFYVGLVVLGAAVFASVPSFAQNMKVGYWTSGFSLGFGAVMEQMKFAEKEGPKVEWVRFSEVNGPTRAIVSNAIDVAFAAPSTNSMGIAADGVPVTIVLATQIAEAQIVALDGSPIKAMADLKGKKIGMSPPGSATHAITTAILEQNFGLKPDAYSVAPGNEAQLAQFLTQKEIDAGALRSVTIAQMREAKLRRLASVVDEWKKLTKGNAPPILAVMIVYNNYLAKNADAVAKFIAATRNALQYGSKNKDRVAEMLEKAANMRAEDAKAYAGQWDGAYIASLEPQDIASLKRIYEIVRAAGGVKNAVPDNVFDPGPYNRAKQTNR
- a CDS encoding ABC transporter ATP-binding protein, producing the protein MTDAITETARQTSAGAGAALPAISLSGVGKSFPGANGKPLEVLRDADLTIAEHAIVGLLGTSGAGKSTLLNIIAGILKPDRGRVCICGAPSEELNDWCAASYMFQDERLLPWRSAIRNVEFALEAGSTPKAERVQRAREALRLVGLNLFEDAFPFQLSGGMRSRVALARSLVTEPRILLMDEPFSRLDAQTRGLMHRELLGIYELKRMTVVFVTHDVEEAVVLADRVAVMTPRPGTIREVVDIAAPRPRDPLEPEVANYIKRLRTLL
- a CDS encoding ABC transporter permease; its protein translation is MAEAVEESRLPAAANRVLRLDLIAQRLALAALIVAVWWFASLSMPHYILPGPARVWRALALIAANGDLWRNLGVTFWRVAVGFIFSAMIGLPFGILLGANRRVGEFFEPVLPVLNTVSSAIWAIFAIIWFGISNATTIFVVFMTAMPLILTNVWQGTHTVNADFIELARVLRMPDRKIMTKIYLPTILPHFFSGARLAFGFGWRVSLVAETIGSSSGVGYRLRQAADLIQTDQVFAWTLTLVIMMATIEMGILTPLENHLFRWKKEMEAQ
- a CDS encoding NAD(P)/FAD-dependent oxidoreductase, producing the protein MDHHVVILGGGFGGLYTAQSLKDAPVRVTLIDRRNFHLFQPLLYQVATGWLSPANIASTLRAVLRRQKNTDVLLGEAIDIDVGGQQVVLSDGAIGYDTLIVGTGSRHHYFGNEHWEALAPGLKTVEDATEIRRRIFLAFEEAEREVDLGKGRSYPTFVIVGGGPTGVELAGALGEITRDTLRHDFRHIDPAAARILLLEAGDRILSTYPDELSAKAEKFLARTGVTVQTGTAVTDIRPDAVVTKRGERVEEIPCRTVVWAAGVKASFLGKTLVQAAGAKLDRAGRVMVEPDLTVPNHPEIFVIGDLANYSHQTGRPLPGVAPVAMQQGRYVAKLIRNRIEGKSLPPFRYRDRGNMAIVGRGTAVADLGKLHFAGYFAWLVWLFVHLIHLVEFEDKVLVLIQWGWYYVTRNRAARLITGEQRVP